A genomic stretch from Nitrososphaera sp. includes:
- a CDS encoding SIMPL domain-containing protein: MFENKDDANSQRPPNKISNRRKTKPTLMIVTLALGLVIALAASQSFSTIAQKTYAATTGTAPSAPTANKTTSAPTYFHGSPWPPTSTISTTGSSSTKVNPDRFSVTVGVITNGTTAAEAASKNSDLMTSVISALKALGISPGDITTNNYSVSPNYSYDSPKFCPQSYGAPYCPPSQVVTGYTASNSVTVTLDTAGAIDAGKVIDTSVQAGANNVYGVDFFVSQAKQQSIRDSLTQEAIANARHRADIAAGALGMAVSGVQSVNLNDVYFPIYSARVDHAAGLAATPTPIQAGQQDITTNVSVVFYFSDPSAGGMNQTGSAGPTGMMRSLNNPDCVNPPGGPMIC; this comes from the coding sequence ATGTTTGAAAACAAAGACGACGCAAATTCGCAAAGACCTCCAAACAAAATAAGCAATCGACGAAAAACAAAGCCGACGCTAATGATTGTCACGCTCGCCCTCGGGCTGGTTATTGCACTCGCTGCCAGCCAGTCGTTTAGTACCATAGCGCAAAAGACTTATGCAGCCACTACGGGAACCGCTCCGTCTGCCCCGACGGCAAACAAGACGACATCGGCACCGACATACTTCCATGGCAGCCCATGGCCTCCGACGTCGACCATATCTACGACGGGGAGCTCAAGCACCAAAGTTAACCCTGATAGGTTTTCTGTCACGGTGGGGGTGATAACCAACGGGACTACCGCAGCAGAGGCGGCCTCTAAAAACTCGGACCTGATGACCAGCGTAATTTCTGCGCTCAAGGCTCTCGGCATTTCTCCTGGCGACATCACAACCAACAACTATAGCGTTTCACCAAACTACAGCTACGACAGCCCGAAGTTCTGTCCGCAATCGTACGGCGCGCCGTATTGCCCTCCATCCCAAGTGGTAACAGGGTATACCGCCTCAAACAGCGTTACGGTGACACTTGATACGGCCGGTGCAATCGACGCGGGGAAGGTAATTGATACCTCAGTCCAAGCTGGCGCCAACAACGTCTATGGTGTAGACTTTTTTGTGTCGCAGGCAAAACAACAGTCAATCAGAGATTCGCTGACCCAGGAGGCTATCGCCAATGCCCGGCACAGGGCTGACATAGCTGCAGGAGCGCTGGGAATGGCGGTTTCAGGTGTGCAATCGGTAAACCTCAATGATGTTTACTTTCCCATATACAGCGCAAGAGTCGACCATGCCGCGGGTCTGGCTGCAACGCCAACGCCTATCCAGGCAGGGCAGCAGGACATTACAACCAACGTAAGCGTCGTGTTTTATTTCTCGGACCCAAGCGCAGGTGGCATGAACCAGACTGGAAGTGCGGGCCCGACAGGAATGATGCGCTCGCTTAACAACCCCGATTGCGTCAACCCGCCAGGCGGCCCGATGATCTGCTGA
- a CDS encoding DUF5615 family PIN-like protein, giving the protein MIDEILCLVNGRSVIVDACVSREIVRKLADRGIKARHVTDMDPKMTDDEIAQIMLPDDVLITKDVDFARTLRERAILLPHMQQSGVNAAGLEKKKKLPKIKLSKEVKAAAKDSIAREMTLGILHLKILCGVFMVFDMRVLSVEEVKEIYRFVRIAAT; this is encoded by the coding sequence ATGATAGATGAGATCCTCTGCTTGGTAAATGGCAGAAGCGTGATAGTAGATGCATGCGTCTCGCGAGAAATTGTAAGAAAGCTCGCTGACAGAGGAATAAAGGCCCGCCACGTTACGGATATGGATCCGAAAATGACGGACGACGAAATTGCCCAAATAATGCTTCCTGACGATGTTCTAATTACGAAAGACGTGGACTTTGCCAGGACCTTGAGGGAGCGTGCTATCCTTCTCCCGCATATGCAGCAATCTGGCGTGAACGCTGCAGGTCTCGAGAAAAAGAAAAAGCTTCCAAAAATAAAGCTGTCCAAGGAGGTAAAGGCCGCAGCCAAAGACTCTATCGCGCGCGAAATGACACTGGGCATACTTCACCTCAAGATACTCTGCGGAGTCTTCATGGTATTTGATATGAGAGTTCTGTCCGTAGAAGAGGTCAAGGAGATATACCGCTTTGTCAGGATAGCTGCGACCTGA
- a CDS encoding AAA family ATPase produces the protein MESQRAATASGIGRGDTEVTYLDWNNALDIIEKAYKSGLFVLIIGPKGTGKTTLVRKFAALMKKELFSVNFSLRTRESHLVGSKSLEKGDVSFVEGILVKSMREGTMLYLDELNAAEADVLLRLDEALDDRRQLVLKEAEGQIVRASDDWFVIATINPLSHVGTKELPPQLLSRFPVRMRLDYPPEELELEIVKRHVTIDGAKIAEVKRAIHLANSLREAASVEELNYSPSLRETIAFAKMLNTGLPARTVAEIVYANAYDQWGQVEFQKVMDMITSIFGEK, from the coding sequence ATGGAATCGCAGAGAGCTGCGACTGCCTCCGGCATCGGCCGCGGGGACACCGAGGTGACCTATCTTGATTGGAATAATGCCCTGGACATTATAGAAAAGGCGTACAAATCGGGCCTGTTCGTGCTGATAATAGGACCAAAAGGGACGGGGAAAACAACCCTGGTTCGAAAGTTTGCTGCGCTGATGAAAAAGGAGCTTTTCTCTGTAAACTTTAGCCTCCGGACACGAGAATCACACCTCGTCGGTTCCAAGTCACTTGAAAAGGGTGACGTCAGCTTTGTCGAGGGAATCTTGGTCAAGTCCATGCGGGAGGGGACCATGCTCTATCTTGATGAGCTAAATGCCGCTGAGGCAGACGTCCTTTTGAGGCTCGACGAGGCGCTGGACGACCGCCGCCAGCTAGTGCTAAAGGAAGCCGAAGGCCAGATTGTGCGGGCATCAGACGACTGGTTTGTAATCGCAACTATCAATCCTCTCTCCCACGTGGGAACAAAGGAGCTTCCTCCGCAACTGCTGAGCAGGTTTCCAGTCAGAATGCGGCTGGATTATCCTCCTGAAGAGCTTGAGCTTGAGATAGTAAAGCGGCACGTAACCATCGACGGTGCAAAGATTGCTGAAGTCAAGCGGGCAATACACCTTGCCAACAGCCTGAGGGAAGCGGCGTCTGTAGAAGAGCTGAACTACAGCCCCAGTTTGAGGGAAACCATTGCATTTGCCAAGATGCTAAACACGGGGCTTCCGGCCAGGACCGTCGCCGAGATTGTCTACGCAAACGCGTATGACCAGTGGGGCCAGGTTGAGTTTCAGAAGGTTATGGACATGATAACCTCTATCTTCGGCGAAAAATGA
- a CDS encoding AIM24 family protein, translated as MKLFETRHEMKFEDVQMTIDGELVPVATLELGSGSRPVFFEHHILLWKDPTVDISARMLKGVGRRMVAGLPVVVTQAQGAGRIAFSRDAPGQLVMLELGTGDQIDVREHQFLFATDGIEYGFYRQKGISNLLFGGTGFFIDTFRGPGVLALHGYGNVLERQLAAGEQIDIEPGAYLYKESSVKMDTIKLGVKTGLFGGTSVFLNRFTGPGRLGIQSMTFHLPTGE; from the coding sequence ATGAAGCTTTTCGAAACAAGGCATGAAATGAAATTTGAAGACGTTCAAATGACGATAGACGGAGAGTTAGTGCCCGTAGCCACGCTTGAGCTCGGTTCCGGTTCACGACCTGTATTCTTTGAGCACCACATATTGCTCTGGAAGGATCCGACTGTGGATATATCCGCCCGCATGCTCAAGGGAGTTGGAAGAAGGATGGTGGCCGGCCTTCCCGTGGTGGTTACTCAGGCCCAAGGTGCAGGAAGAATCGCATTTTCACGAGACGCCCCCGGGCAGCTCGTTATGCTCGAGCTCGGGACTGGGGACCAGATTGACGTCCGAGAGCACCAGTTCCTTTTCGCAACTGATGGGATCGAGTATGGGTTTTACCGTCAGAAGGGAATATCAAATCTTCTTTTCGGAGGCACCGGCTTTTTTATAGACACTTTCAGAGGGCCAGGTGTATTGGCTCTCCATGGATACGGAAATGTTCTTGAGCGTCAACTGGCCGCCGGAGAGCAGATTGACATTGAACCGGGGGCTTACCTGTACAAAGAATCCAGCGTCAAGATGGACACGATAAAACTTGGAGTAAAAACGGGGCTGTTTGGCGGTACCAGCGTGTTTCTAAACAGGTTTACAGGGCCGGGCAGGCTTGGAATTCAATCGATGACCTTTCATCTACCAACGGGCGAATAG
- a CDS encoding PQQ-dependent sugar dehydrogenase — MGRQAFLVIILVIAIAVAAIIPFGISRGAISQKVDLIPTGPARPSPGNHTSQETTAASVSNSSYAVVNNKTAISQLKLASLLPAPVDPRAGRADRNVTAIAAADKLFDVTSNGSHFVSGTSGNALQFHAYYEDYFSYENSSSLSSPTLTVSFWMMRDPNDQNYGHFVSYFNPTSHSGWYFDTGNSTDQSARFTVTNTNGTLFQTQDVKLQIGHWEQIVGVFDGSTVAIYGNGSLASSVRFSGTYNPSPAVPLRIAEGSYCNSCVPTGLTIDELQIYGKGAPAYQIAARWNSSQPLLNQVPLTGYWKFDNNLVNQVRGDSGSIATLVGGMAAAPDGRVFFTEKNTGEIRILQNNRVLADPFATINDVFPTIMYGLLGIAVDPDFESNHFVYAYYTSFDNESGLALSRVVRFTDQNNTGSSEKIIFDKIPAFNGMHTGGGLGFGPDGKLYVTVGDGYLGAPAQNVSSLLGKTLRINKDGSIPADNPFPNSPVFNYGHRNVYGIAFDNRTGTIISTENGVDIYDQVNLEVKAGNYGWPNLRRADTNPELSNSTMVDPILVYFYTIAPTQAVYYDKAKFPQLTGMFLFGSYNRGEIFGFKMDPDGKHVAEQIEIKLPQNTFTDPVTSITVAQDGGIYFGGHHIYRLSDLSLQP, encoded by the coding sequence ATGGGTAGACAGGCATTCCTAGTGATTATTTTGGTTATTGCAATTGCAGTTGCTGCGATTATTCCGTTTGGGATCTCCCGAGGTGCAATATCGCAAAAAGTGGACCTGATTCCGACTGGTCCTGCACGTCCCTCTCCAGGCAACCATACTTCGCAGGAAACAACAGCAGCGTCGGTTTCCAATTCAAGTTATGCAGTAGTAAACAACAAGACGGCTATCTCGCAACTAAAGCTCGCGTCGCTTTTGCCGGCTCCTGTCGACCCCAGGGCAGGCAGGGCGGACAGAAACGTCACGGCAATCGCAGCGGCTGATAAGCTTTTTGATGTGACTTCTAATGGCTCGCACTTTGTCAGTGGAACAAGCGGCAATGCGCTGCAATTCCACGCATACTATGAGGACTACTTTTCTTATGAAAACTCGTCTTCATTATCGAGCCCTACGCTCACGGTCTCGTTTTGGATGATGAGAGATCCAAACGACCAGAATTACGGGCATTTTGTTTCATACTTTAACCCCACGTCACATTCGGGCTGGTACTTTGATACCGGCAACTCGACTGACCAATCCGCAAGGTTCACAGTAACAAACACAAATGGCACCCTGTTCCAGACACAGGATGTAAAACTGCAGATCGGTCATTGGGAGCAAATTGTGGGGGTTTTTGACGGCTCGACTGTGGCCATCTATGGCAACGGGTCGCTAGCCAGCTCGGTCAGGTTCTCCGGCACCTACAACCCGTCGCCTGCTGTGCCTTTGCGCATTGCAGAGGGCTCTTATTGCAATTCTTGTGTTCCAACAGGCCTTACCATAGACGAGCTTCAGATTTACGGAAAGGGCGCCCCGGCATACCAAATAGCCGCGAGGTGGAATTCAAGCCAACCCCTGTTAAACCAGGTGCCGCTCACTGGCTACTGGAAGTTTGACAACAATCTGGTCAATCAAGTCAGAGGCGATAGCGGCAGCATAGCCACACTGGTAGGCGGTATGGCCGCCGCTCCTGACGGCCGCGTCTTCTTTACAGAAAAAAACACAGGAGAGATAAGGATTCTCCAGAACAACCGAGTTCTTGCAGACCCCTTTGCCACCATCAACGATGTCTTTCCGACAATAATGTACGGGCTGCTTGGAATTGCGGTCGATCCCGACTTTGAGTCAAATCACTTCGTTTATGCTTACTACACTTCATTCGATAACGAATCGGGCTTGGCCTTGAGCAGGGTCGTTAGATTCACTGACCAGAACAACACTGGAAGCAGCGAGAAAATCATTTTCGACAAAATCCCCGCTTTTAACGGGATGCACACTGGCGGTGGATTGGGTTTTGGTCCAGATGGCAAGCTGTACGTCACGGTCGGCGATGGCTACCTAGGGGCACCCGCCCAGAACGTTTCAAGCCTGTTGGGCAAAACCTTGCGCATCAATAAAGACGGCTCTATACCGGCGGATAACCCGTTTCCAAACTCCCCGGTGTTCAACTACGGACATCGAAACGTCTACGGCATCGCTTTCGACAATCGGACGGGAACCATAATATCAACTGAAAATGGTGTTGATATTTACGACCAGGTGAATTTGGAAGTTAAAGCCGGGAACTACGGCTGGCCTAACCTGAGGAGGGCAGACACTAACCCCGAGCTTTCAAACTCTACCATGGTGGATCCAATCCTGGTTTACTTTTACACTATTGCACCCACACAGGCAGTATATTATGACAAGGCAAAGTTTCCGCAACTGACTGGCATGTTCCTCTTTGGCTCGTACAACCGCGGGGAAATATTTGGCTTCAAGATGGATCCTGATGGCAAGCATGTAGCGGAGCAAATCGAAATAAAGCTGCCACAAAACACGTTCACGGACCCGGTCACTTCCATCACTGTTGCGCAGGACGGTGGCATTTATTTTGGAGGCCACCATATATACAGACTATCAGACCTCTCCCTGCAACCCTAG
- a CDS encoding MarC family protein encodes MDLFSIPNDPFSLLARSIIALLVVLDPLGIVPIYIALTEKMESRKRVEISRTATLTAAGLLFAFAIAGTQIFAIFGITLYGFMVAGGVLLFIVAIQLLTGGERSFIARDQAGDTGVVPLAFPLLAGPGAITAVIITLESSGLLLTVLSILAVIGITYVILKNADKIYLVLGKRGAMIISRVFAVFIAAIAVQYIVQGIKALF; translated from the coding sequence GTGGACTTATTTTCGATTCCAAATGATCCTTTTTCCCTTCTTGCCAGATCTATTATCGCGCTACTGGTAGTGCTCGATCCTCTGGGTATAGTTCCCATCTATATCGCTTTGACGGAAAAAATGGAGAGCAGGAAGCGCGTCGAGATTTCCAGGACTGCAACATTGACGGCCGCCGGCTTGCTTTTTGCCTTCGCAATTGCGGGAACTCAGATTTTTGCCATTTTTGGAATTACTCTCTATGGCTTTATGGTGGCCGGCGGGGTTCTCCTCTTTATTGTCGCGATACAATTACTCACTGGGGGAGAAAGGAGCTTCATTGCAAGAGACCAAGCAGGGGACACCGGCGTGGTGCCCCTCGCTTTTCCCTTGCTCGCTGGTCCCGGTGCAATAACCGCGGTCATTATCACGCTTGAGTCCAGCGGACTTTTGCTGACTGTCCTCTCCATACTTGCTGTCATCGGAATCACTTATGTAATCTTGAAAAACGCCGACAAGATTTACTTAGTCCTCGGTAAGAGGGGCGCCATGATCATATCCCGAGTCTTCGCAGTCTTCATCGCCGCCATTGCTGTGCAATATATCGTCCAAGGCATAAAGGCCCTTTTCTAG
- a CDS encoding chitobiase/beta-hexosaminidase C-terminal domain-containing protein, with translation MFAYDGRKLGVKVSALILLALITSVGVTSAFRVQAAVAQTVTYPVTQMSDTTGTGLFGVSAPSPSQTEYASASSQLVGKSIDQITIKLRKVGAPPGNFQVGIINADLSIKKLFGTMSASSLSPTATDYTFSLSGGGLYTIQAGDRIGIEYSSGDAQNFVAILVDRNVADPFDGSNTYRQAYTTTWTSFTSDDLYMILVQTHAADTTPPTVTASPPGGTFTTAQSVTLTPSEPATIYYTTNGINPTTSSSVYSSPISISSNTTLKFFGVDTSGNVGTVVTQQYNFHISSCSVSISPSGSLMKNVGEFAQFSATATGTSSPSYHWTVSGSIIKDYQELTNFAAFTSTGNYTGLATTPMSTSDYNSQSIGFYWLPDPSQVYPNNANVTRTVSVSVNGGLCSTSQTVTLIRSTNDPNRQPEDYYARLNHPLTYNVPIAGQQILYNGTRLLQEHMLWHETNRFGSSSGTGPQSYDGSLFFSFHRALLDNYNAWRTMFGYPQVGTWTPGGRVSSIPTTENGQDITDAQRFGTSGTPAVPSYFTISGGTTLRPSLNQCDRNMPAGQQKLSDFGNLTQLGCAVTINLHNPVHNSIGSSAVQGACTNPSIFTTQCGDMTLMMTSEKDPIFWRFHNFLDQIRQNYLIATGGAAHILYQSPFPLYHYLTNLPTTNVQLENGTKADVPAMAVKFDQPVYGVRASDFTVNGSPATSVTGSGAGPYIFTGFDYPGFGDVNVAMSSGQIINGFDEPFAGDSWSFKMVDPNGNINHDGIPDGIKVNVFFLNPEVTDTDGDGIPDSVEIQSHCLNPLDSHDADQPSGLNGYTYLQEFRLLGIITCNTASSTQSVQTPAIVPTQTEQTAAVPDLTN, from the coding sequence ATGTTTGCATATGACGGGAGAAAATTAGGTGTTAAAGTTTCTGCTTTGATTTTACTCGCACTCATCACATCAGTGGGAGTCACGTCTGCTTTCAGGGTTCAGGCAGCAGTTGCTCAGACTGTAACTTATCCGGTCACCCAAATGTCCGACACAACCGGAACGGGACTCTTCGGAGTATCTGCACCTTCACCTTCCCAGACCGAGTATGCTTCTGCGTCTTCGCAGTTGGTCGGCAAGAGTATAGACCAGATTACGATTAAGCTGAGGAAGGTAGGTGCGCCGCCAGGCAACTTCCAAGTAGGCATAATCAACGCCGATCTTTCCATTAAGAAGTTGTTTGGGACAATGAGCGCCTCAAGTTTGAGTCCGACTGCAACTGATTACACTTTCTCGCTTTCAGGAGGCGGCCTATATACAATCCAAGCAGGCGACAGAATTGGAATTGAATACTCGAGTGGAGACGCTCAGAATTTTGTTGCCATTCTTGTTGATCGAAATGTTGCTGACCCCTTTGATGGAAGCAACACATATCGACAGGCCTACACGACCACTTGGACTAGCTTTACATCTGATGACCTTTACATGATCTTGGTTCAGACTCATGCAGCTGATACGACTCCCCCGACCGTAACGGCGAGCCCTCCTGGCGGCACTTTCACAACGGCCCAATCGGTAACATTGACACCTAGCGAGCCTGCGACCATATACTATACTACCAACGGCATAAACCCTACAACCTCTAGCAGCGTCTATTCATCCCCTATTTCGATATCATCTAACACTACGCTGAAATTCTTTGGAGTCGATACCTCAGGAAACGTTGGCACTGTTGTCACGCAGCAGTACAATTTCCACATTTCATCATGCAGTGTAAGCATCTCACCTTCGGGTTCGCTAATGAAAAATGTGGGCGAGTTTGCTCAGTTCAGCGCGACGGCCACTGGCACGAGCTCACCGAGCTACCATTGGACTGTTTCAGGAAGTATAATCAAAGACTATCAGGAACTCACCAACTTTGCGGCATTCACGTCTACTGGCAACTATACAGGCTTGGCCACTACGCCAATGTCTACATCGGACTACAATTCACAGTCCATTGGTTTTTACTGGCTGCCTGACCCAAGCCAAGTCTACCCTAACAATGCAAATGTCACAAGAACAGTTTCTGTCTCTGTAAACGGAGGCCTCTGTTCAACTTCGCAGACAGTTACGCTTATCCGGAGCACCAACGATCCCAACAGACAGCCTGAAGACTATTACGCACGATTGAACCACCCTCTGACTTATAACGTCCCCATCGCAGGACAGCAGATCTTGTATAATGGAACAAGATTATTGCAGGAACACATGCTCTGGCACGAGACAAACAGGTTTGGCTCCAGCTCAGGCACTGGCCCTCAAAGTTACGATGGTAGCCTGTTCTTCTCCTTCCACAGGGCGCTGCTAGACAACTACAATGCATGGCGCACAATGTTTGGTTACCCACAAGTTGGAACATGGACTCCAGGCGGAAGAGTGTCTTCGATTCCTACCACCGAGAATGGCCAGGACATCACAGACGCCCAGAGATTTGGCACCAGTGGCACTCCGGCTGTACCTTCATACTTTACAATTTCAGGCGGAACAACTCTGCGGCCATCACTGAATCAATGCGACCGTAATATGCCGGCTGGTCAGCAAAAGCTCAGTGACTTCGGTAACTTGACTCAGCTGGGCTGCGCTGTAACTATCAACCTGCACAATCCGGTTCACAACTCTATCGGCTCAAGCGCAGTCCAGGGCGCATGCACCAACCCCTCAATCTTCACGACACAATGCGGAGACATGACACTCATGATGACCTCAGAGAAAGACCCCATCTTCTGGAGGTTCCACAACTTTTTAGATCAGATACGACAGAATTATCTAATCGCAACAGGCGGGGCTGCTCACATACTCTACCAAAGCCCATTCCCGCTGTATCACTACCTGACCAATTTGCCGACTACAAACGTGCAGCTTGAAAACGGGACAAAAGCTGATGTGCCCGCGATGGCAGTCAAGTTCGACCAGCCTGTTTACGGCGTGCGGGCTAGCGACTTCACGGTCAACGGCTCACCGGCAACCTCGGTAACCGGTTCAGGAGCTGGCCCTTACATATTCACAGGCTTTGACTATCCGGGCTTTGGCGACGTTAACGTCGCAATGTCGTCGGGACAGATAATCAACGGGTTCGACGAGCCCTTTGCAGGTGACTCTTGGAGTTTCAAGATGGTTGATCCAAACGGCAACATTAACCATGACGGAATTCCCGACGGGATCAAGGTAAACGTATTCTTCCTCAACCCTGAAGTAACTGACACTGATGGCGACGGAATTCCCGACTCTGTAGAAATTCAATCGCACTGTCTGAACCCACTAGATTCACACGACGCCGACCAGCCATCAGGACTTAACGGATACACCTACCTCCAAGAGTTCAGACTGCTCGGAATCATTACATGCAATACGGCTTCCTCGACGCAATCGGTCCAAACTCCGGCCATTGTCCCCACACAGACGGAGCAAACTGCTGCCGTACCCGACCTAACAAATTAG
- a CDS encoding G1 family glutamic endopeptidase has protein sequence MKIFLYGRTNNAEFALATLAFFAIATLLLLPMVSVVLASPADRPIQAPRLHVKDTSFSSNWSGYAVESNLNSPASNYIRSASGSWVIPALSCTPTTTYSSIWVGIDGYSSNTVEQLGTEQDCSGGVQRNYAWFEMYPSASRLITTVSVNAGDRITASVVYLGSSQFRLNLRDLTTGQTFSTLASGTAQLSSAEWVVEAPSAASILPLSNFGTATITNARYTTIASPSVTETISGLGSNTYTDIAMHDPAGGNATPTSLNPTGTAFRDTYSS, from the coding sequence TTGAAGATTTTTCTGTATGGACGCACCAATAATGCCGAGTTCGCACTGGCAACCTTGGCCTTTTTTGCCATAGCAACCCTGCTGTTGCTTCCTATGGTTTCAGTAGTTTTGGCATCGCCGGCCGACAGGCCAATTCAGGCTCCCAGGTTGCACGTGAAGGATACCAGCTTTAGCTCAAACTGGAGCGGGTACGCAGTAGAATCGAACCTGAACAGTCCCGCGAGCAACTATATACGCAGTGCGTCAGGTTCATGGGTCATTCCAGCACTTTCCTGTACCCCGACTACCACTTACTCTTCGATCTGGGTAGGAATAGACGGCTACTCCAGCAATACTGTTGAGCAGCTCGGTACTGAGCAGGACTGCTCTGGTGGAGTTCAGAGAAACTATGCCTGGTTTGAAATGTATCCTTCAGCCTCAAGGCTAATTACGACTGTCTCGGTCAACGCCGGCGACAGAATAACTGCTTCAGTAGTTTATCTTGGGTCTAGCCAATTCAGGCTCAACCTGAGAGATCTAACTACAGGTCAGACCTTCAGCACGCTAGCCTCGGGCACCGCCCAGCTTTCCTCCGCAGAATGGGTCGTAGAAGCGCCTTCAGCCGCTTCCATCCTGCCTCTGTCGAACTTTGGCACGGCGACAATAACAAATGCCAGGTACACAACGATAGCCTCGCCCTCTGTTACTGAAACAATTAGCGGCCTTGGTTCGAACACTTATACGGATATCGCGATGCACGACCCTGCAGGCGGTAACGCAACGCCCACTTCGCTTAACCCTACTGGCACTGCATTTCGCGACACGTACTCTAGCTGA
- a CDS encoding discoidin domain-containing protein has product MPVKRIHFRGRLSPAAAILLGVMLFGTALSNTSSVGNRYSASAASTCAPVKISGISASSSYAGFAASHAIDGSLRTRWAAAPGSWIMANLQSKQIICSVSVAWFRGDSVKYSFEIQLSIDGSSWSQAYAGTSSGKTKALESYSIPSMSAQAIKILVSGSSTNKSVSITELAVGSYASVSATPSIEITSPAQLSTVSSPILNVTGSASDGTGAGIESVEVRVDNGPFAAARQLGSNGWGSWSAPTNLGAAGPHNVTAMVVDLAGNQASNTVAVTVQSGLYDDFSGGTYTLVDGQSSPNGKWHDQFNGYGSAGVRADSNGNNIFFEQPETATDGSTHAALVLSTKNLGTSYKLSLDVRTDRQLKPNPNTWETAWIMFNYVDSWHHYYFTLKTNGYELGKKDNNLQRDQQVFLATGASPSVTLGTWQHVDIQVQGNHIIVWVNSAKVADYFDTGMSSAFANGGALGLYTEDSAVSFDNIYTSSLQ; this is encoded by the coding sequence TTGCCCGTCAAACGTATCCACTTTCGAGGAAGGTTATCTCCTGCAGCTGCAATTCTTCTTGGAGTAATGCTTTTTGGCACAGCACTAAGTAACACCTCGTCAGTCGGTAACCGGTACTCTGCGTCTGCAGCAAGCACATGTGCGCCCGTGAAGATTTCCGGAATCAGCGCAAGTTCCAGTTATGCAGGGTTTGCGGCGTCCCACGCAATTGATGGCTCCCTTAGAACGAGATGGGCCGCGGCCCCGGGGTCATGGATTATGGCAAATCTCCAATCAAAGCAGATTATATGCAGTGTAAGCGTAGCATGGTTTAGGGGAGACTCGGTGAAATACAGCTTTGAAATCCAGCTATCAATCGACGGATCTTCTTGGAGTCAGGCGTATGCTGGAACAAGCAGCGGCAAGACAAAAGCGCTCGAATCTTATTCAATACCGTCTATGAGCGCCCAGGCAATCAAGATTCTTGTCTCCGGCAGTTCCACCAACAAGTCGGTTAGTATCACAGAACTTGCGGTTGGCAGCTACGCCTCAGTGTCAGCGACGCCATCGATAGAGATAACATCACCGGCCCAGCTGTCCACGGTCAGTTCGCCAATCTTGAACGTCACGGGAAGCGCATCTGACGGCACTGGCGCCGGCATAGAATCCGTTGAAGTCAGAGTGGATAACGGACCATTCGCTGCTGCCAGACAGCTAGGAAGCAATGGCTGGGGGTCATGGTCTGCTCCTACGAACTTGGGCGCAGCCGGGCCGCATAACGTCACAGCTATGGTAGTAGACCTGGCCGGTAACCAAGCCAGTAATACCGTCGCAGTTACCGTTCAATCGGGACTTTACGATGACTTTTCCGGCGGAACATACACACTTGTCGACGGCCAGTCATCCCCGAATGGCAAGTGGCATGACCAGTTCAACGGATATGGTTCGGCGGGTGTCAGGGCCGACTCTAACGGCAACAACATTTTCTTTGAGCAGCCAGAGACTGCCACGGACGGAAGTACACACGCAGCGCTAGTGCTATCCACGAAAAACCTTGGTACTAGCTACAAACTTTCGCTAGACGTCAGAACAGACAGGCAGCTCAAGCCGAATCCCAACACATGGGAAACTGCCTGGATAATGTTCAATTACGTGGATAGCTGGCACCATTACTACTTTACCCTGAAGACTAATGGATATGAGCTTGGAAAGAAGGATAACAACCTCCAGCGGGATCAGCAGGTCTTTCTTGCAACTGGCGCGTCGCCGAGCGTGACCTTGGGCACTTGGCAGCACGTGGACATCCAGGTTCAGGGCAACCACATTATCGTATGGGTAAACTCGGCCAAGGTGGCAGACTATTTTGACACAGGTATGAGCTCTGCATTCGCAAACGGAGGTGCCCTTGGGCTCTACACCGAGGACTCTGCAGTAAGCTTTGATAATATCTACACGAGTTCGCTCCAGTAG